A genomic window from Pecten maximus chromosome 4, xPecMax1.1, whole genome shotgun sequence includes:
- the LOC117325535 gene encoding LOW QUALITY PROTEIN: peroxiredoxin-like (The sequence of the model RefSeq protein was modified relative to this genomic sequence to represent the inferred CDS: inserted 1 base in 1 codon), whose amino-acid sequence MYRAYLESLRLQIVWDSSEQDNIIRAPDQIEEKHNYSFSNCETFKSPFETSIMNGHKKPAIMAELRLQKPAPEFRGTAVVHGEIKDISLADYRGXYVVFFFYPMDFTFVCPTEIIAFSDRVEEFRAIDCEVIACSCDSQFSHLAWINTPRKQGGLGNMKIPLLADKTLEISRAYGALKEDEGISFRALFIIDGKGNLRQITMNDLPVGRSVDETLRLVQAFKFTDEHGEVCPAGWKPGKDTIKPDVKGKMSYFQKQN is encoded by the exons ATGTACAGAGCGTACCTAGAAAGCTTACGATTACAGATAGTGTGGGATAGTTCTGAGCAGGATAACATTATTAGGGCACCTGATCAGATTGAGGAAAAACACAACTACTCTTTTTCCAATTGTGAGACATTTAAAAGTCCTTTTGAAACGAGCATCATGAATGGTCATAAG AAACCAGCAATAATGGCAGAATTAAGACTACAGAAGCCTGCTCCAGAGTTCAGAGGGACGGCCGTGGTTCATGGAGAAATAAAGGATATATCACTTGCAGATTACAGGG AATATgttgtgtttttcttttatcCAATGGATTT CACATTTGTGTGTCCGACAGAGATTATAGCATTCAGTGACCGAGTAGAAGAATTCCGAGCCATTGATTGTGAAGTTATAGCATGTTCTTGTGACAGCCAGTTCTCCCATTTAGCATG GATTAACACACCACGGAAGCAGGGTGGACTTGGAAACATGAAGATCCCGCTTTTAGCTGATAAAACATTAGAAATCTCTAGGGCTTATGGAGCACTGAAGGAAGATGAGGGAATTTCATTCAG AGCCTTGTTCATTATTGACGGTAAAGGAAACCTTCGTCAGATCACCATGAATGACTTACCAGTTGGACGTTCAGTCGATGAAACTCTCCGACTTGTACAGGCTTTCAAATTCACGGATGAACACGGAGAAG TGTGTCCAGCTGGATGGAAGCCAGGGAAGGATACCATCAAACCGGACGTGAAAGGAAAGATGAGCTACTTTCAGAAGCAAAATTAA